One stretch of Centroberyx gerrardi isolate f3 chromosome 13, fCenGer3.hap1.cur.20231027, whole genome shotgun sequence DNA includes these proteins:
- the LOC139933241 gene encoding gap junction delta-4 protein-like, whose translation MRKMGAVDVLFITISHNVSFMGKTWWMLMLVLRLLVLLLAGFTLFSDEQERFVCNTIQPGCSNVCFDVFAPVSVFRLWLFHLILLCLPHVMFATYVMHKVLSNHNIGTYYCDRSRGSSPFTLENSSCSREMSLNKAPLHDLPRDWATPRFHCAYLLVVILRILLETVFGAGQFFLFGFSIPKSFLCYEAPCTSGVECYISRPTEKTLMLNFMLGVASLSVLLSLVDLASSVKAMVRWRRKREMLMEEMSKGEQSSVFTTTSGAEDTDVLLTKRTVPSGSLKNDVKDEKIIASNGPNGAFPHAKLNGGTILKAGVSTDEKSPECKDAIAPRSPTPMGAPLPSHFVLHSHLNKPPLSPRPDRGPPPSPRVPTPIGGKNLGQYAPAGTGSGQQSDSSESQDKRAWV comes from the coding sequence GCAAAACCTGGTGGATGCTGATGCTGGTTTTACGGCTGCTGGTCCTCCTGCTGGCCGGCTTCACGCTCTTCAGTGATGAGCAGGAGAGATTTGTCTGCAACACCATCCAGCCAGGCTGCTCTAATGTGTGTTTCGATGTATTTGCTCCTGTCTCCGTCTTCCGCCTCTGGCTGTTCCACCTTattcttctctgtcttcctcacgTGATGTTTGCGACTTACGTTATGCATAAAGTTTTGTCAAATCACAATATCGGAACCTACTACTGCGACAGGAGTCGAGGGAGTTCTCCTTTTACGCTCGAGAACTCAAGCTGCTCCAGAGAAATGTCCCTCAACAAAGCTCCGCTTCATGACCTCCCACGTGATTGGGCGACGCCACGCTTCCACTGCGCTTACCTCCTGGTTGTGATTCTACGCATCCTGCTGGAAACGGTTTTCGGTGCAGGCCAGTTCTTCCTCTTTGGTTTTTCCATTCCTAAGAGCTTCCTGTGTTACGAGGCTCCCTGTACATCGGGGGTTGAATGCTACATCTCCAGGCCAACTGAGAAGACCCTGATGCTCAACTTCATGCTGGGTGTCGCCTCCTTGTCCGTTCTACTAAGTTTGGTTGACCTGGCGAGCTCCGTGAAGGCGATGGTgcgatggaggaggaagagggagatgcTGATGGAGGAGATGAGTAAAGGGGAGCAGAGCAGTGTGTTTACAACTACAAGCGGGGCTGAAGACACCGACGTTCTTTTGACCAAGAGAACCGTCCCCAGTGGAAGCTTAAAGAACGATGTCAAAGATGAAAAAATCATTGCTAGCAATGGGCCAAATGGTGCATTTCCCCATGCAAAGTTGAATGGTGGGACCATCCTTAAGGCTGGTGTATCTACTGATGAGAAGAGTCCAGAATGCAAAGATGCTATAGCGCCTCGCTCGCCCACTCCCATGGGTGCTCCGCTGCCGAGTCACTTCGTTCTCCACAGCCATCTCAACAAACCACCTTTATCCCCTCGCCCAGACAGAGGACCACCACCAAGCCCCAGGGTGCCTACACCCATAGGTGGCAAAAATCTGGGCCAGTACGCCCCAGCGGGTACAGGCTCAGGCCAACAGTCTGACAGCAGCGAATCTCAGGACAAGCGGGCTTGGGTGTAA